A region from the Symphalangus syndactylus isolate Jambi chromosome 2, NHGRI_mSymSyn1-v2.1_pri, whole genome shotgun sequence genome encodes:
- the LOC129463233 gene encoding embryonic stem cell-related gene protein-like, which yields MDAHEIWCRDSDQGTSLGRSIPCPPALCSVRKIHLRPQVLRPTSPRNISLISNLDPTGNQTVQLTWQSLPEPLELRPKAL from the exons atggatgcgcatgaaatttggtgccgtgactcggaccaggggacctcccttgggagatcaatcccctgtcctcctgctctttgctccgtgagaaagatccacctacgacctcaggtccttagaccaaccagcccaagaaacatctcactaATTTCAAATctg gaccccactggaaatcagactgttcaactcacctggcagtcactcccagagcccctggaactccggccgaaggctctctga